In Flavobacterium praedii, the DNA window TTATTTTGCTATTACACCCAAATTTGGCTATTTTTTGGATCAAAAATGGGCCGTAGGAGGTGATTTTAATATCTCGTCGGTGTCATATTTACTGAATAGTAATAATCTTGATAAATCAAATTCATATGGAATTGGGGTATTTGCAAGATATTATTTCTTGAATTTTGGTAATTTTAAAGCATACGGAGAAACAGGTTTGGGATACAATCATACAAAGTTGGAATATTTGAATGGGACTTCTGATACAAATGATGGTATCAAAGCTAATATTGATTTGGGAATTAATTATTTTTTTACACAGAAATGGGCGGCAACATTTACGTTAGCGGAGGTTTTAAGTTATAATAATGCGAAACCAGAAAATGGATCTAGTACTAGTGATTTGGTAGTCAATATAAATTTATTTAATAATATTTTCGCTCAACCCAAATTTGGACTATTATATAAATGGTGATTCAAATTATATCCCATCCAATAAAAAAGAT includes these proteins:
- a CDS encoding outer membrane beta-barrel protein, producing MKRIIVVLVTVFAFGFANAQESGLPKATFSKGDMWLEGGITITTGDSSDDYFAITPKFGYFLDQKWAVGGDFNISSVSYLLNSNNLDKSNSYGIGVFARYYFLNFGNFKAYGETGLGYNHTKLEYLNGTSDTNDGIKANIDLGINYFFTQKWAATFTLAEVLSYNNAKPENGSSTSDLVVNINLFNNIFAQPKFGLLYKW